Proteins encoded in a region of the Vicia villosa cultivar HV-30 ecotype Madison, WI linkage group LG5, Vvil1.0, whole genome shotgun sequence genome:
- the LOC131604525 gene encoding uncharacterized protein LOC131604525: MAESNNHTANSSSLSQPRGGDINANVIRDNPLSHISHDEQDFFMVGTIHIPLYKNKKNTAPALLECISSSNHSPSPTTSTDYEQSKFKRRNRVELDDNKTSSVKKKFTGHHNESPHRSHFWKKDYNASANKQRKFNYDICFRGKRNSTLTRATALEKNEENCVEFAMQEEGTNGGILRPGMVLLKHHLTHHEQFFLRYFLEKLQVEIVKSCRDLGLGPGGFYQPGYADGAKLRLMMMCLGMDWDPQTRKYYERLIDGGKPQSIPSHFSKLVIRAIQEAHQLYNRECGISYVEDILPSMTPDICIVNFYSTTGRLGLHQDRDESKESLRKGLPVVSFSIGDSAEFLYGDQRDVEKAENVVLESGDVLIFGGDSRHVYHGVSSIIPNSAPEELVQDTGICPGRLNLTFRQY, translated from the exons ATGGCTGAATCAAATAACCACACTGCAAACTCATCATCACTATCACAACCACGTGGTGGAGATATTAATGCCAAT GTTATACGTGATAATCcattatcacatatttctcaTGACGAACAAGATTTTTTTATGGTGGGCACTATTCATATACCGCtgtataaaaacaaaaagaatacTGCACCTGCACTCCTTGAGTGTATATCTAGTTCCAATCATTCACCTTCTCCAACAACTAGTACTGATTATGAACAAAGTAAATTCAAGAGGAGAAATCGCGTGGAATTAGACGATAATAAGACATCGTCAGTGAAAAAAAAGTTCACAGGGCACCATAATGAATCACCTCATCGAAGTCATTTTTGGAAGAAGGACTATAATGCATCGGCAAATAAGCAAAGAAAATTTAACTATGACATCTGCTTTCGCGGTAAAAGAAATTCTACTTTGACAAGAGCTACAGCGCTAGAAAAGAACGAGGAAAACTGCGTTGAATTTGCGATGCAGGAGGAAGGAACAAATGGAGGGATACTAAGGCCAGGGATGGTTCTTCTCAAACATCACTTAACGCATCATGAACAG TTCTTTTTACGATATTTTCTTGAAAAACTTCAGGTAGAAATAGTGAAAAGTTGTCGCGATCTTGGTCTCGGTCCTGGAGGATTCTATCAACCAGGCTATGCAGATGGAGCCAAACTTAGATTAATGATGATGTGTCTCGGTATGGATTGGGATCCTCAAACAAGAAAATATTATGAAAGGTTAATTGATGGTGGCAAGCCACAGAGTATTCCTTCTCACTTTAGTAAGTTGGTTATAAGAGCTATACAAGAAGCACATCAGCTATATAATCGGGAATGTGGAATAAGCTATGTGGAGGATATACTACCTTCAATGACTCCTGATATATGCATTGTCAATTTTTATTCAACTACTGGAAGGCTTGGTCTTCATCAG GATCGCGATGAAAGCAAAGAAAGTCTTCGAAAAGGGTTGCCAGTTGTGTCCTTCTCTATTGGTGATTCAGCAGAATTTCTGTATGGAgatcaaagggatgttgagaaggCAGAGAATGTAGTTCTAGAATCAGGAGATGTTCTTATATTTGGTGGTGATTCTCGACATGTATACCATGGTGTCTCATCTATCATTCCAAATTCAGCACCAGAGGAATTGGTTCAAGATACCGGAATTTGTCCTGGTCGCCTCAATCTTACATTTAGACAGTATTGA
- the LOC131606520 gene encoding non-specific lipid-transfer protein 1-like gives MASLRVSCMVALICMVVITAPMAEAAVSCGAVTGALVPCIPYLTSGRGPSPQCCGGVRRLNAVAQTTPDRKAACNCLKGAAGSVRGLNPNAAATLPGKCGVRLPYRFSTSTNCATIRF, from the exons ATGGCAAGCTTGAGAGTTTCTTGTATGGTTGCATTGATCTGCATGGTGGTTATTACTGCACCAATGGCAGAGGCTGCAGTCTCATGCGGAGCAGTAACCGGTGCCCTTGTCCCATGCATTCCTTATCTTACGAGTGGCCGTGGTCCTTCACCACAATGCTGTGGTGGAGTGAGGAGACTTAACGCGGTGGCCCAAACTACCCCCGACCGTAAGGCCGCTTGCAACTGCTTGAAAGGTGCTGCTGGTTCCGTTCGTGGTTTGAATCCCAACGCTGCTGCTACTCTTCCTGGCAAATGTGGTGTTAGACTACCATACAGGTTTAGCACCTCCACCAACTGCGCAAC TATCAGATTCTAA